One genomic region from Colletotrichum lupini chromosome 7, complete sequence encodes:
- a CDS encoding aldehyde reductase — MNANLLRSRLLPAVQAALPKQQVRSVTTRSVQWELNTGAKIPAIGFGTFQDADAQEEAVKTALKVGFRHIDTARVYDTEIQVGKGIKASGVPREEIFLGTKLWCNSHHPDDVEAALDASLKDLDTPYVDLFLMHYPCTFQRGEDRFPKGADGKMIMGKTTFVDTWKAMEALLKTGKTKAIGVSNFSKDEVQTLIDKGSVVPAVHQMELHPYLQQKPFVDWQRANGIHMTHFSPLGNQNSFYREVSWSKEASHMARVIDHPTLAEIAKKHGKTPVQVALAWGANSGRSVIPKSVIEWQIKENLESDFLLDGEDMDKIAKMDLKARFNVPSEEYRWQLYKGLDGVEY; from the exons ATGAACGCCAACTTGCTTAGATCTCGCCTGTTGCCGGCGGTGCAGGCCGCGCTGCCCAAGCAGCAAGTCAGGAGCGTCACAACTCGCTCGGTGCAATGGGAGCTCAACACGGGCGCAAAGATCCCCGCCATTGGCTTCGGAACGTTCCAAGACGCCGATGCGCAGGAGGAAGCCGTGAAGACGGCGCTGAAAGTCGGATTCCGTCACATTGATACCGCGAGAGT TTACGACACTGAAATCCAAGTCGGCAAGGGCATCAAAGCCAGCGGCGTCCCGCGCGAGGAAATCTTCCTGGGCACCAAGCTGTGGTGCAACTCGCACCACCCAGACGACGTCGAGGCCGCCCTCGACGCCTCCCTCAAGGACCTCGACACCCCCTACGTGGACCTGTTCCTGATGCACTACCCTTGCACGTTCCAAAGGGGCGAGGACCGCTTCCCCAAGGGCGCGGATGGCAAGATGATTATGGGCAAGACGACGTTTGTCGATACCTGGAAGGCGATGGAGGCGCTGCTCAAGACGGGCAAGACCAAGGCCATTGGCGTCAGCAACTTTAGCAAAGACGAGGTGCAGACACTTATTGACAAGGGATCAGTG GTTCCCGCCGTCCACCAGATGGAACTCCACCCCTACCTCCAACAAAAGCCCTTCGTCGATTGGCAACGCGCAAACGGCATCCACATGACGCACTTCTCGCCCCTCGGCAACCAAAACTCGTTCTACCGGGAGGTCTCGTGGTCCAAGGAGGCCTCGCACATGGCCCGCGTCATCGACCACCCGACGCTCGCTGAGATCGCAAAGAAGCACGGCAAGACGCCCGTGCAGGTCGCCCTCGCGTGGGGCGCCAACAGCGGACGGTCCGTGATCCCCAAGAGCGTCATCGAGTGGCAGATTAAGGAGAACCTCGAGTCGGATTTCCTGCTGGACGGGGAGGACATGGACAAGATTGCCAAGATGGATCTGAAGGCGAGATTTAATGTGCCGTCTGAGGAGTACAGGTGGCAGTTGTACAAGGGGCTGGATGGAGTTGAATACTGA